One stretch of Actinacidiphila sp. DG2A-62 DNA includes these proteins:
- a CDS encoding DUF2530 domain-containing protein, whose product MTKERTKERTPLREAPEPLEANDVVTVTVGTIVWFALFVVQLPFYGWYSDHGHTWFIWACLAGGCLGLLGLLYVRARRDAIARAAAARAGREGDPLAG is encoded by the coding sequence ATGACCAAGGAGCGGACCAAGGAGCGGACCCCCCTGCGCGAGGCCCCGGAGCCGCTGGAGGCCAACGACGTCGTGACAGTCACGGTCGGCACGATCGTGTGGTTCGCGCTGTTCGTCGTGCAGCTGCCGTTCTACGGCTGGTACTCCGACCACGGGCACACCTGGTTCATCTGGGCCTGTCTGGCCGGCGGCTGCCTTGGCCTGCTCGGGCTGCTCTACGTCCGGGCCCGGCGGGACGCGATCGCGCGGGCCGCGGCGGCGCGCGCCGGGCGGGAGGGCGACCCGCTCGCCGGCTGA
- a CDS encoding ribbon-helix-helix protein, CopG family — protein MASKVLSLRIDGDLWDRIRGHAARRGMSAQDYVVRTLIRDDFDERFMAAVEETDRFYGQAPPDPQTRPSAGIR, from the coding sequence ATGGCATCGAAAGTGCTCAGCCTCCGGATAGACGGAGATCTGTGGGACCGGATCCGCGGCCACGCCGCGCGACGCGGGATGAGCGCCCAGGACTACGTGGTCAGGACGCTCATCCGCGACGACTTCGACGAGCGGTTCATGGCCGCCGTGGAGGAGACCGACCGCTTCTACGGCCAGGCGCCGCCCGACCCTCAGACCAGGCCCAGCGCCGGCATCAGGTAG
- a CDS encoding MFS transporter — protein MSSAAGPHTATEPDRGAETRTSTFSSLCIRNYRLFATGAVISNTGTWMSRIAQDWLVLSITGSSFAVGITTALQFLPMLLFGLYGGVIADRYPKRKILLCTQLAMGLLGLTLAALTLGGVVRVWHVYTIAFLLGMATVVDNPTRQTFVVEMVGPSVVRNAVSLNAANFQAARLVGPAVAGVLITAVGSGWAFLINGLSFFAPLTGLLLMRTSELHTIERAPRGKGQLREGLRYVAGRPELVWPIVLVGFIGTFGFNFPIWLSAFANKVFDSGAGTYGLLNSLMAAGSLLGALLAARRSRTRLRMLVAAAMVFGLLESVAALAPEFWIFAALLVPIGVFGLTFNTTANASVQLATDPVMRGRVMSLYMMVFVGGTPVGGPVMGWVTDTYGARVGFLSGGLVSAAAAVGVGLALARAGGLRLRFNPRRTGDGPLIAFVPRDGAAGGAGAQAAGATAGGEAAAGDVVDGAAGGAGKAAAGGVTRAA, from the coding sequence TTGAGTTCGGCAGCCGGACCACACACCGCAACCGAACCTGACCGCGGCGCGGAGACCAGGACGAGCACCTTCAGCTCCCTGTGCATCCGCAACTACCGACTCTTCGCGACCGGTGCCGTGATCTCCAACACCGGCACCTGGATGTCGCGCATCGCCCAGGACTGGCTGGTGCTCAGCATCACCGGCTCGTCCTTCGCGGTGGGCATCACCACCGCGCTGCAGTTCCTGCCGATGCTGCTGTTCGGCCTCTACGGCGGGGTCATCGCCGACCGCTACCCCAAGCGCAAGATCCTGCTGTGCACCCAGCTGGCCATGGGCCTGCTCGGGCTGACGCTAGCCGCCCTCACCCTCGGCGGGGTGGTGCGGGTCTGGCACGTGTACACCATCGCCTTCCTGCTGGGCATGGCCACCGTGGTGGACAACCCGACCCGGCAGACCTTCGTCGTGGAGATGGTCGGCCCCTCGGTGGTCCGCAACGCCGTCTCGCTGAACGCCGCCAACTTCCAGGCCGCCCGGCTGGTCGGGCCCGCCGTCGCCGGCGTGCTGATCACCGCCGTGGGCAGCGGCTGGGCGTTCCTGATCAACGGCCTGTCCTTCTTCGCACCGCTCACCGGCCTGCTGCTGATGCGCACCTCGGAGCTGCACACGATCGAACGCGCCCCGCGCGGCAAGGGCCAGCTCCGCGAGGGCCTGCGCTACGTGGCCGGCCGGCCGGAACTGGTCTGGCCGATCGTGCTGGTCGGCTTCATCGGCACCTTCGGCTTCAACTTCCCGATCTGGCTGTCCGCCTTCGCCAACAAGGTCTTCGACAGCGGCGCCGGCACCTACGGCCTGCTCAACTCCCTGATGGCCGCGGGCTCCCTGCTCGGCGCGCTGCTGGCCGCCCGGCGCAGCCGCACCCGGCTGCGGATGCTGGTGGCCGCAGCCATGGTCTTCGGGCTGCTGGAGTCGGTGGCCGCGCTCGCCCCGGAGTTCTGGATCTTCGCCGCGCTGCTGGTGCCGATCGGCGTCTTCGGCCTGACGTTCAACACCACCGCCAACGCCAGCGTGCAGCTGGCCACCGACCCGGTGATGCGCGGCCGGGTGATGAGCCTGTACATGATGGTCTTCGTCGGCGGCACGCCGGTCGGCGGCCCGGTCATGGGCTGGGTGACCGACACCTACGGCGCCCGCGTCGGCTTCCTCAGCGGCGGCCTGGTCAGCGCCGCCGCCGCGGTCGGGGTCGGCCTGGCGCTGGCCCGCGCGGGCGGCCTGCGGCTGCGCTTCAACCCGCGGCGCACCGGCGACGGCCCGCTGATCGCCTTCGTCCCCCGCGACGGCGCGGCGGGCGGCGCAGGCGCGCAGGCGGCGGGCGCCACGGCCGGCGGCGAGGCCGCCGCGGGCGACGTGGTGGACGGCGCGGCGGGCGGCGCAGGCAAGGCCGCGGCGGGCGGTGTCACCCGGGCCGCGTAG
- a CDS encoding HAD-IC family P-type ATPase, translated as MTERMDAGAAVDRAGGLTSAEVAERVARGEVNDVPVRSSRSAADIVRANVFTRFNAIIGVLFLVILVVGPIQDGLFGFVIVANTAIGIVQELRAKRTLDSLAVIGEARPTVRRDGVSAEIPTSAIVLGDLVELGPGDKVVVDGTTAEADGLEVDESLLTGEADPVHKRPGDPVMSGSFVVAGGGAFTATRVGREAYAAQLAEEASRFTLVDSELRGGISRILKYVTWMMVPTAVGLIISQFTVESNDGREAVRRTVGGITPMVPEGLVLLTSVAFAIGVVRLGRKQCLVQELPAIEGLARVDVVCLDKTGTLTEGGMDVARVRPLDGAPPERVARVLAALGASEPRPNASLRAIVEAYPPQGADGWHATGTLPFSSARKYSGAALTEPDGAASAWLLGAPDVLLPEGHAALAEVDRLNDRGLRVLLLAGTDRPPDDPRTAAAVVPYALVVLAQRLRPDASDTLRYFAEQDVRAKVISGDNAVSVGAVAARLALPGAEHPVDARTLPAERDAMAAALEDGTVFGRVTPRQKRDMVGALQSRGHNVAMTGDGVNDVLALKDADIGVAMGSGSEATRAVAQIVLLDDSFATLPSVVAEGRRVIGNITRVATLFLTKTVYSVLLALLVVFWQIPYPFLPRHLTLLSTLTIGVPAFFLALAPNKERARPHFVRRVMRYATPAGIVCGAAAFVAYLVARHHYTGAGALDAETSAATLTLFLMEVWVLAIVARPYTWWRVGLVFAMVAGFLIVLATPWLQRFFALRLVGEQVPWTAVGIAAAGGVVLELAWARARTREARAG; from the coding sequence ATGACCGAACGCATGGACGCCGGTGCCGCGGTCGACCGGGCCGGCGGGCTGACCTCGGCCGAGGTCGCCGAGCGGGTCGCCCGCGGCGAGGTCAACGACGTGCCGGTGCGCTCCTCGCGCTCGGCCGCCGACATCGTCCGGGCCAACGTCTTCACCCGCTTCAACGCGATCATCGGCGTGCTCTTCCTGGTCATCCTGGTGGTCGGCCCGATCCAGGACGGCCTGTTCGGCTTCGTGATCGTCGCCAACACCGCCATCGGCATCGTCCAGGAACTGCGCGCCAAGCGGACCCTGGACAGCCTCGCGGTGATCGGCGAGGCCAGGCCCACGGTGCGCAGGGACGGGGTGTCCGCCGAGATCCCCACCTCGGCGATCGTCCTGGGCGACCTGGTGGAGCTGGGCCCCGGCGACAAGGTCGTGGTGGACGGCACGACCGCCGAGGCGGACGGCCTGGAGGTCGACGAGTCGCTGCTGACCGGCGAGGCCGACCCGGTGCACAAGCGTCCCGGCGACCCGGTGATGTCCGGCAGCTTCGTGGTGGCCGGCGGCGGCGCGTTCACCGCGACCCGGGTGGGCCGCGAGGCGTACGCGGCGCAGCTCGCCGAGGAGGCGTCCCGCTTCACCCTGGTCGACTCCGAGCTGCGCGGCGGCATCAGCCGCATCCTGAAGTACGTGACGTGGATGATGGTGCCGACCGCGGTCGGGCTGATCATCAGCCAGTTCACGGTGGAGAGCAACGACGGGCGCGAGGCGGTGCGCCGCACGGTCGGCGGGATCACGCCGATGGTGCCCGAGGGGCTGGTGCTGCTGACCTCGGTGGCGTTCGCGATCGGCGTGGTGCGGCTGGGCCGCAAGCAGTGCCTGGTGCAGGAGCTGCCCGCGATCGAGGGCCTGGCCCGGGTCGACGTGGTGTGCCTGGACAAGACCGGCACGCTCACCGAGGGCGGCATGGACGTCGCGCGGGTGCGCCCGCTGGACGGCGCGCCGCCCGAGCGCGTCGCCCGGGTGCTGGCGGCGCTCGGCGCGTCCGAGCCGCGCCCCAACGCCAGCCTGCGGGCGATCGTCGAGGCCTACCCGCCGCAGGGCGCGGACGGCTGGCACGCCACCGGGACGCTGCCCTTCAGCTCCGCCCGCAAGTACAGCGGCGCGGCCCTCACCGAGCCGGACGGCGCCGCCTCGGCGTGGCTGCTCGGCGCCCCGGACGTGCTGCTGCCCGAGGGGCACGCCGCGCTCGCCGAGGTGGACCGGCTGAACGACCGCGGTCTGCGGGTGCTGCTGCTGGCCGGCACCGACCGGCCGCCGGACGACCCGCGGACGGCGGCGGCCGTGGTCCCGTACGCGCTGGTGGTGCTGGCGCAGCGGCTGCGCCCGGACGCCTCGGACACCCTGCGCTACTTCGCCGAGCAGGACGTGCGGGCGAAGGTGATCTCCGGCGACAACGCCGTGTCGGTGGGCGCGGTCGCCGCGCGGCTGGCCCTGCCCGGCGCCGAACACCCGGTGGACGCGCGGACGTTGCCGGCCGAGCGGGACGCGATGGCGGCGGCGCTGGAGGACGGCACGGTGTTCGGCCGGGTCACCCCGCGGCAGAAGCGGGACATGGTCGGCGCGCTGCAGTCCCGCGGCCACAACGTCGCGATGACCGGCGACGGCGTCAACGACGTGCTGGCGCTGAAGGACGCCGACATCGGGGTGGCCATGGGCTCGGGCTCGGAGGCCACCCGGGCGGTCGCGCAGATCGTGCTGCTGGACGACAGCTTCGCGACGCTGCCCTCGGTGGTGGCCGAGGGCCGCCGGGTGATCGGCAACATCACGCGGGTCGCCACGCTGTTCCTGACCAAGACGGTGTACTCGGTGCTGCTGGCGCTGCTGGTGGTGTTCTGGCAGATCCCGTACCCGTTCCTGCCGCGGCACCTGACGCTGCTGTCGACCCTGACGATCGGCGTCCCCGCGTTCTTCCTGGCGCTGGCGCCCAACAAGGAGCGCGCCAGGCCGCACTTCGTGCGCCGGGTGATGCGCTACGCGACGCCGGCCGGGATCGTCTGCGGCGCCGCGGCGTTCGTCGCGTACCTGGTGGCCCGGCACCACTACACCGGCGCCGGCGCGCTGGACGCCGAGACCAGCGCGGCGACGCTGACGCTGTTCCTGATGGAGGTGTGGGTGCTGGCGATCGTCGCGCGGCCCTACACCTGGTGGCGGGTGGGCCTGGTGTTCGCCATGGTCGCCGGCTTCCTGATCGTGCTGGCGACGCCCTGGCTCCAGCGGTTCTTCGCGCTGCGGCTGGTCGGCGAGCAGGTGCCGTGGACGGCGGTCGGCATCGCCGCGGCCGGCGGCGTGGTGCTGGAGCTGGCCTGGGCGCGGGCCCGCACCCGCGAGGCCCGCGCGGGCTGA
- the serC gene encoding phosphoserine transaminase, with product MADIQIPADIKPADGRFGSGPSKVRTEALDALAATGTSLLGTSHRQAPVKDLVGRVREGVRQLFSLPEGYEVVLGNGGSTAFWDIATHGLIEAKSQHLSFGEFSSKFAKAAQQAPWLGEPTIVTSEPGTHPEPVAEAGVDAYAFTHNETSTGVAAPIRRVPGADDGALVLVDATSGAGGLPVDIAETDVYYFAPQKSFAADGGLWIAVFSPAALERAERIAASGRHIPAFFDLPTAIDNSKKNQTYNTPALATLFLLDQQLDWINGQGGLKWAVNRTADSSSRLYGWAEKASYAAPFVADPAQRSQVVGTIDFEDGVDAAAVAKALRANGIVDTEPYRKLGRNQLRVAMFPAVDPADVEALTACVDYVIGKL from the coding sequence GTGGCCGATATCCAGATTCCCGCTGACATCAAGCCCGCCGACGGACGGTTCGGGTCGGGCCCCTCCAAGGTGCGGACCGAGGCGCTCGACGCGCTGGCCGCCACCGGGACGTCCCTGCTCGGCACCTCCCACCGGCAGGCCCCGGTGAAGGACCTGGTGGGCCGGGTCCGCGAGGGCGTACGGCAGCTGTTCTCGCTCCCCGAGGGCTACGAGGTGGTGCTCGGCAACGGCGGTTCCACCGCCTTCTGGGACATCGCCACGCACGGCCTGATCGAGGCCAAGTCCCAGCACCTGTCGTTCGGCGAGTTCTCCTCGAAGTTCGCCAAGGCCGCGCAGCAGGCGCCGTGGCTGGGCGAGCCGACGATCGTGACGTCCGAGCCGGGCACGCACCCCGAGCCGGTCGCGGAGGCGGGCGTCGACGCCTACGCCTTCACCCACAACGAGACCTCCACCGGCGTCGCGGCGCCGATCCGCCGGGTGCCCGGCGCCGACGACGGCGCCCTGGTGCTGGTCGACGCCACCTCGGGGGCCGGCGGCCTGCCGGTGGACATCGCCGAGACGGACGTCTACTACTTCGCGCCGCAGAAGTCCTTCGCGGCCGACGGCGGCCTGTGGATCGCGGTGTTCTCGCCGGCCGCGCTGGAGCGCGCCGAGCGGATCGCCGCCTCCGGGCGGCACATCCCGGCGTTCTTCGACCTGCCGACCGCGATCGACAACTCGAAGAAGAACCAGACGTACAACACCCCGGCGCTGGCCACGCTCTTCCTGCTGGACCAGCAGCTGGACTGGATCAACGGCCAGGGCGGCCTGAAGTGGGCGGTGAACCGCACCGCCGACTCCTCCTCGCGGCTGTACGGCTGGGCGGAGAAGGCGTCGTACGCCGCGCCGTTCGTCGCCGACCCGGCGCAGCGCTCGCAGGTCGTCGGCACGATCGACTTCGAGGACGGCGTCGACGCCGCCGCGGTCGCCAAGGCGCTGCGGGCCAACGGGATCGTGGACACCGAGCCCTACCGCAAGCTGGGCCGCAACCAGCTGCGGGTGGCGATGTTCCCGGCCGTCGACCCGGCCGACGTGGAGGCGCTGACCGCGTGCGTCGACTACGTCATCGGCAAGCTGTGA
- a CDS encoding NCS2 family permease, with protein MPTSAPAPVDAPTPTGRPSASGPDRWFRISERGSTLPREIRGGLATFFAMAYIIVLNPIILGAGTDKYGHHLDGGQLVTATVVTAAFTTLLMGVIGNMPIALAAGLGVNTVVALQLAPKMSWPDAMGMVVLAGLAIMVLVATGLRERVMSAVPLGLRKGIAIGIGLFIMLIGLVDSGFVTRVPDAAHTTVPLQLGADGHLHGWPVLVFVLGTLLTLALIIRRVPGAILISIVTMTVLALVLNSVADVPAGSWGLTVPKWPGNPVSTPDFGLVGNVSLFGGFHEVGVLTGILFVFTVLLSCFFDAMGTILGVSDEAGLLDAKGDLPGMNKVLMIDGIATAAGGAASSSANTCFVESTAGVGEGARTGLASVVTGLLFVLALFLTPLATMVPAQAATPALIAVGFLILSGSVREIDWSDHTIAVPAFLTMVLMPFTYSITNGIGIGFIAFCVLRAAAGRWREVPLALYAVGAVFAFYYLMPALGLV; from the coding sequence ATGCCCACCTCGGCCCCCGCTCCGGTCGACGCCCCCACGCCCACCGGGCGACCGTCCGCCTCCGGCCCCGACCGCTGGTTCCGGATCTCCGAGCGCGGCTCGACGCTGCCGCGCGAGATCCGCGGCGGCCTCGCGACGTTCTTCGCGATGGCGTACATCATCGTGCTCAACCCGATCATCCTCGGCGCGGGCACCGACAAGTACGGCCACCACCTGGACGGCGGGCAGCTGGTCACCGCCACCGTCGTCACCGCCGCCTTCACCACCCTGCTGATGGGCGTGATCGGCAACATGCCGATCGCACTGGCCGCGGGGCTCGGCGTCAACACCGTCGTCGCCCTGCAGCTCGCGCCGAAGATGAGCTGGCCGGACGCCATGGGCATGGTGGTGCTGGCCGGCCTGGCGATCATGGTGCTGGTCGCCACCGGGCTGCGCGAGCGGGTGATGAGCGCGGTGCCGCTGGGCCTGCGCAAGGGCATCGCCATCGGCATCGGCCTGTTCATCATGCTGATCGGACTGGTCGACTCCGGCTTCGTCACCCGCGTCCCGGACGCCGCGCACACCACCGTGCCGCTGCAGCTCGGCGCCGACGGCCACCTGCACGGCTGGCCGGTGCTGGTCTTCGTGCTCGGCACGCTGCTCACGCTCGCGCTGATCATCCGCAGGGTGCCGGGCGCGATCCTGATCTCCATCGTCACCATGACGGTGCTGGCGCTGGTCCTGAACTCCGTCGCCGACGTGCCGGCCGGCAGCTGGGGCCTGACGGTGCCCAAGTGGCCGGGCAACCCGGTCTCCACCCCCGACTTCGGCCTGGTCGGCAACGTCAGCCTGTTCGGCGGCTTCCACGAGGTCGGGGTGCTCACCGGCATCCTCTTCGTCTTCACCGTGCTGCTGTCCTGCTTCTTCGACGCGATGGGCACGATCCTCGGCGTCAGCGACGAGGCCGGGCTGCTGGACGCCAAGGGCGACCTGCCCGGCATGAACAAGGTGCTGATGATCGACGGCATCGCCACCGCCGCCGGCGGCGCCGCGTCCTCCTCGGCCAACACCTGCTTCGTGGAGTCCACCGCCGGCGTCGGCGAGGGGGCCAGGACCGGCCTGGCGAGCGTGGTGACCGGTCTGCTGTTCGTGCTCGCGCTGTTCCTCACGCCGCTGGCCACCATGGTCCCGGCGCAGGCCGCCACGCCCGCGCTGATCGCGGTGGGCTTCCTGATCCTGTCCGGCTCGGTCCGCGAGATCGACTGGAGCGACCACACCATCGCGGTGCCGGCCTTCCTGACCATGGTGCTGATGCCGTTCACCTACTCGATCACCAACGGCATCGGGATCGGCTTCATCGCCTTCTGCGTGCTGCGCGCGGCGGCGGGCCGGTGGCGCGAGGTCCCGCTCGCGCTCTACGCGGTGGGCGCGGTGTTCGCCTTCTACTACCTGATGCCGGCGCTGGGCCTGGTCTGA
- the thpR gene encoding RNA 2',3'-cyclic phosphodiesterase, giving the protein MRLFVALLPPPAAVAELARAAAPLRRLPGAGDLRWTPTESWHLTLAFLGETPDALRPELDERLARAARRHGPYDLRLAGGGRFGDRALWAAAEGDLPGLARLARSVRAAARRAGAPVDEEHGFRAHLTLARTARGRPVPLRPFAAELAGFRGASWTADTLCLVSSTAPRSGVPGEQPRYDTVAAWPLGAAAGEAAEAGAARDVPDDTRGVSDDARGVSGGDAPAAGGPGAGG; this is encoded by the coding sequence ATGAGGCTGTTCGTGGCGCTGCTGCCGCCACCCGCCGCCGTCGCGGAGCTGGCCCGGGCCGCGGCGCCGCTGCGCCGCCTGCCCGGTGCGGGGGACCTGCGCTGGACCCCGACGGAGAGCTGGCACCTCACCCTCGCCTTCCTCGGCGAGACGCCCGACGCGCTGCGGCCCGAGCTGGACGAGCGGCTGGCCCGCGCCGCCCGCCGGCACGGCCCGTACGACCTGCGGCTGGCCGGCGGCGGCCGGTTCGGCGACCGCGCGCTGTGGGCCGCGGCCGAGGGCGACCTGCCGGGCCTGGCGCGGCTCGCGCGGTCCGTACGCGCCGCTGCCCGCCGGGCCGGCGCCCCCGTGGACGAGGAGCACGGCTTCCGCGCCCATCTCACGCTGGCCCGTACCGCGCGCGGCCGCCCCGTACCGCTGCGGCCGTTCGCCGCGGAGCTGGCCGGATTCCGCGGCGCGTCCTGGACCGCGGACACCCTCTGCCTGGTCTCCAGCACCGCGCCGCGCTCCGGCGTCCCCGGCGAGCAGCCCCGCTACGACACGGTCGCCGCGTGGCCGCTGGGCGCGGCGGCGGGCGAGGCGGCCGAGGCGGGTGCCGCCCGGGACGTACCCGACGACACCCGGGGCGTGTCCGACGACGCCCGGGGCGTGTCCGGCGGCGACGCCCCTGCGGCCGGGGGGCCGGGCGCGGGCGGTTAG
- a CDS encoding MarR family winged helix-turn-helix transcriptional regulator — MRLSRRLRHQRVDETLSPTEMSVLATLARCGSATPGELARKEHVQPPSMTRIVAMLEAKGLVRREPHPEDRRQVVVSRTERAEAMLAESRTKRNAWLAELASGLDEDELAILRRAAPVLEKLAHL, encoded by the coding sequence ATGCGACTGTCCCGCCGGCTGCGCCACCAGCGCGTCGACGAGACGCTCAGCCCGACCGAGATGTCGGTGCTGGCCACCCTGGCCCGCTGCGGCTCCGCGACCCCCGGGGAGCTGGCCCGCAAGGAGCACGTGCAGCCCCCGTCCATGACCCGCATCGTGGCGATGCTGGAGGCCAAGGGGCTGGTCCGGCGCGAGCCGCACCCGGAGGACCGCCGCCAGGTGGTGGTCAGCCGCACCGAGCGGGCCGAGGCGATGCTCGCCGAGAGCCGCACCAAGCGCAACGCGTGGCTGGCCGAGCTGGCGTCCGGCCTGGACGAGGACGAGCTCGCGATCCTGCGCCGGGCCGCACCGGTGCTGGAGAAGCTGGCCCACCTGTGA
- a CDS encoding GDSL-type esterase/lipase family protein: MRYLFVGDSMTVGSAGDFTWRYRMWQHLCRGGEPFSVVGPRVTLYDKATDAADSADYADPSFPPHARRHLAGWGEGWRHLAPLIGDAAREHRPDVALVSLGLIDLGFFTDARETAEHAVHFIEQARAARPRIRMVLLPVIPNTRADLDPDFAVQCAELNERLAKAVADLDTPASPLLMASRPEGYDIRLDTYDGTHPNAAGEHKLAAAFADALHQAWGIGGRYQARP; encoded by the coding sequence ATGCGCTACCTCTTCGTCGGCGACTCCATGACCGTCGGCTCGGCCGGCGACTTCACCTGGCGCTACCGGATGTGGCAGCACCTGTGCCGCGGCGGCGAGCCGTTCTCGGTGGTGGGCCCGCGGGTGACGCTGTACGACAAGGCGACCGACGCGGCGGACTCCGCGGACTACGCCGACCCGTCCTTCCCGCCGCACGCGCGGCGGCACCTGGCCGGCTGGGGCGAGGGCTGGCGGCACCTGGCCCCGCTGATCGGCGACGCGGCGCGCGAGCACCGGCCGGACGTGGCCCTGGTCTCGCTCGGCCTGATCGACCTGGGCTTCTTCACCGACGCGCGGGAGACCGCCGAGCACGCCGTGCACTTCATCGAGCAGGCCCGCGCGGCCCGGCCGCGGATACGGATGGTGCTGCTGCCGGTGATCCCCAACACCCGGGCCGACCTGGACCCGGACTTCGCGGTGCAGTGCGCGGAGCTGAACGAGCGGCTGGCCAAGGCGGTGGCGGACCTGGACACCCCGGCCTCGCCGCTGCTGATGGCCTCGCGCCCGGAGGGCTACGACATCCGACTGGACACCTACGACGGCACCCACCCCAACGCCGCGGGCGAGCACAAGCTCGCGGCGGCGTTCGCGGACGCGCTGCACCAGGCGTGGGGCATCGGCGGCCGGTACCAGGCGCGCCCTTGA
- a CDS encoding aldo/keto reductase yields the protein MEYTQLGRTGLKVSRLVLGTMNFGPQTDEADSHAIMDAALAAGINYFDTANVYGWGDNKGRTEEIIGSWFAQGGDRRDKTVLATKVYGHTGPDGQSWPNHDKLSALNIRRAVEASLKRLRTDYIDVYQFHHVDRATPWEEIWQAIDVLVQQGKILYAGSSNFAGWHIAQANEAAARRGSLGLITEQCLYNLVERRAEMEVIPAAQHYGLGVIPWSPLHGGLLGGALRKQREGGGSRSTGGRSADALKDTAQRDQIQAYEDLCDKHGLQPGDVGLAWLLTRPGVTGPIVGPRTMDQLDSALRAVELTLPEEFLTALDEIFPGPGPSPEAFAW from the coding sequence ATGGAATACACGCAGCTCGGACGTACCGGCCTGAAGGTCAGCCGACTGGTCCTGGGGACGATGAACTTCGGCCCGCAGACCGATGAGGCGGACAGCCACGCGATCATGGACGCGGCGCTCGCGGCCGGCATCAACTACTTCGACACCGCCAACGTCTACGGCTGGGGTGACAACAAGGGCCGCACCGAGGAGATCATCGGCAGCTGGTTCGCCCAGGGCGGCGACCGCCGCGACAAGACGGTCCTGGCCACCAAGGTGTACGGCCACACGGGTCCGGACGGCCAGTCGTGGCCGAACCACGACAAGCTCAGCGCGCTCAACATCCGCCGCGCGGTCGAGGCCAGCCTGAAGCGGCTGCGCACCGACTACATCGACGTCTACCAGTTCCACCACGTGGACCGGGCGACGCCGTGGGAGGAGATCTGGCAGGCGATCGACGTCCTGGTGCAGCAGGGCAAGATCCTCTACGCCGGCTCCAGCAACTTCGCCGGCTGGCACATCGCGCAGGCCAACGAGGCGGCGGCGCGGCGGGGTTCGCTCGGCCTGATCACCGAGCAGTGCCTGTACAACCTGGTGGAGCGGCGCGCGGAGATGGAGGTCATCCCGGCGGCGCAGCACTACGGCCTCGGGGTGATCCCGTGGTCGCCGCTGCACGGCGGGCTGCTCGGCGGGGCGCTGCGCAAGCAGCGCGAGGGCGGCGGCTCCCGCTCGACCGGCGGCCGGTCCGCGGACGCGCTGAAGGACACGGCGCAGCGCGACCAGATCCAGGCGTACGAGGACCTGTGCGACAAGCACGGCCTGCAGCCGGGAGACGTGGGCCTGGCGTGGCTGCTGACCCGTCCCGGCGTGACCGGTCCGATCGTCGGCCCGCGCACGATGGACCAGCTGGACTCCGCGCTGCGGGCGGTGGAGCTGACGCTGCCGGAGGAGTTCCTGACCGCGCTGGACGAGATCTTCCCCGGCCCCGGGCCGTCCCCCGAGGCGTTCGCCTGGTGA